In Lagopus muta isolate bLagMut1 chromosome 29, bLagMut1 primary, whole genome shotgun sequence, one genomic interval encodes:
- the LOC125685630 gene encoding scale keratin-like translates to MESCRPYGVSCPQPIAESYNEPCVQQCPDSRAVILPPPVVVTVPGPVLTSFPQESIVGSSSPVGMGGSFSSQSSQGSGGSFGLGGSRGYGSSFGLGGSRGYGSSLGSGSSFGLGGYGGSWGSGSSFGLGGYGGSQGYGSSFGLGGYGGSRGYGGSFGLGGYGGSQGYGSCLGYGDDMSYGGSLGYGGQYGSSGFGSCGRSYSSGLSSCGAGYSLPGAQRWGRSRRGSCGAF, encoded by the coding sequence ATGGAGTCCTGCAGACCCTATGGGGTGAGCTGCCCTCAGCCAATTGCCGAGAGCTACAATGAGCCATGTGTGCAGCAGTGCCCCGACTCCAGAGCAGTGATCTTGCCTCCACCGGTGGTGGTGACAGTCCCTGGCCCCGTGCtcacttcttttcctcaggAGAGCATTGTTGGATCGTCAAGCCCAGTCGGAATGGGGGGCTCCTTTAGCTCCCAGAGCTCCCAGGGCTCTGGGGGCTCCTTTGGTCTGGGAGGGTCTCGAGGTTATGGGAGCTCCTTTGGCTTGGGGGGTTCCCGGGGCTATGGGAGCTCCCTGGGCTCTGGGAGCTCCTTTGGTTTGGGAGGCTATGGAGGATCCTGGGGCTCTGGGAGCTCCTTTGGTTTGGGAGGCTATGGAGGATCCCAGGGCTATGGGAGCTCCTTTGGTTTGGGAGGCTATGGAGGATCCCGGGGCTACGGGGGCTCCTTTGGTCTGGGGGGCTATGGAGGATCTCAGGGCTATGGGAGTTGCCTGGGTTATGGGGATGACATGAGCTACGGGGGCTCCCTGGGCTATGGGGGCCAGTATGGCTCCAGTGGCTTTGGTAGTTGTGGCAGGTCCTACAGCTCTGGCCTCTCTTCCTGCGGTGCTGGCTATTCCCTCCCTGGTGCCCAGCGGTGGGGCAGATCCCGCCGCGGGAGCTGCGGAGCATTCTAA